The Agarilytica rhodophyticola genome has a window encoding:
- a CDS encoding DUF2846 domain-containing protein has product MRRTTLFFFITMLIGCTATGPAFEQVAEPQNEKAIAYFFRQAAFYGSGSCPDLIIDQKKMGCLKNGGFFEVELEPGEHTILFDKGTWEPDRDLRTNILVKSGKIYFYEYGQVMTGIFATPGFGSVSGEENFYRKTREYSVAILKKLKES; this is encoded by the coding sequence ATGAGACGAACCACTCTATTCTTTTTTATAACAATGCTAATCGGTTGCACTGCAACTGGGCCAGCCTTCGAGCAGGTTGCTGAGCCTCAAAATGAAAAAGCTATAGCTTATTTTTTCCGCCAAGCTGCATTTTACGGTTCTGGAAGCTGCCCTGATTTAATTATCGATCAGAAAAAAATGGGTTGTCTCAAGAACGGAGGGTTCTTCGAAGTTGAATTGGAGCCTGGTGAACATACCATTCTCTTCGATAAAGGAACTTGGGAGCCAGATAGAGATCTTCGCACGAATATTTTAGTTAAATCTGGGAAAATATATTTTTACGAATATGGCCAAGTTATGACAGGTATATTTGCAACACCGGGCTTTGGCTCTGTTTCCGGGGAAGAAAACTTTTATCGAAAAACTAGAGAGTATTCAGTAGCTATACTAAAGAAGCTCAAGGAGTCATAA
- a CDS encoding LysE family translocator, translated as MLEATIALISTTALLLGSPGPAPIALAASGASFGIKNRLPFLTGIILGLAIAIAGAALGLATLFSTFPNAKNLVQIIGGAYICYIAYKIATSSLSVQNEKSNAPTIRDGFIFNLLNPKAYAAFLAIFSQFLLPATNIIISYFLTGLVCILVALVVDSIWLLFGNILRPVFSKPEQAKVTRLFLAIGMVIAVVWSFL; from the coding sequence TTGTTAGAAGCAACGATCGCATTAATCTCAACGACAGCGCTACTGCTTGGCTCACCAGGTCCGGCACCAATTGCTCTTGCAGCTAGTGGCGCCTCATTTGGCATAAAAAATAGATTACCTTTTCTTACGGGTATTATCCTTGGACTAGCTATTGCCATAGCAGGAGCCGCTCTAGGTCTAGCAACACTTTTTAGTACATTTCCAAATGCGAAAAATCTTGTCCAAATTATTGGAGGGGCATACATTTGTTATATTGCGTACAAAATTGCAACCTCTTCTCTTTCTGTACAAAATGAAAAATCAAATGCCCCTACTATAAGAGATGGTTTTATATTTAACCTTCTTAATCCCAAGGCATATGCAGCATTCTTGGCCATTTTTTCACAATTCTTATTACCCGCTACAAATATCATTATTAGTTATTTCCTAACTGGTTTAGTGTGCATATTGGTCGCACTTGTCGTAGATTCCATATGGTTACTGTTCGGCAATATACTCAGACCCGTTTTTAGCAAGCCCGAACAAGCCAAAGTGACCAGGCTCTTTTTGGCCATCGGTATGGTTATCGCTGTTGTTTGGAGTTTTCTATGA
- a CDS encoding putative adhesin, with amino-acid sequence MINIYVNGHGYIKQTEKFKADYKIHTYVKEGEMFDGRELSCVINDKAKNYPSRSNGDPKIEVHEEHAKQAELYEHLLVTTQQTYKADLVFQGFFKASKDNGVKYTQLSSGKLYFLKKATQVYVTDYDKIVPFSKIIKEVKDEILGPHVAEFHWTACRSMLTPQYCNSEKLIADLCFNMYESEGDTRRRKLV; translated from the coding sequence ATGATCAATATCTACGTTAACGGGCATGGCTATATAAAACAGACTGAAAAATTCAAGGCTGATTACAAAATCCATACTTATGTTAAAGAAGGCGAAATGTTTGATGGTAGAGAATTATCGTGTGTTATTAACGATAAAGCTAAAAACTATCCATCTCGTTCTAATGGTGATCCCAAGATTGAAGTCCACGAGGAGCATGCCAAACAGGCAGAACTTTACGAGCATCTACTTGTAACAACACAGCAAACATATAAGGCAGATCTTGTATTTCAAGGTTTTTTTAAAGCGAGCAAAGATAATGGGGTCAAGTATACTCAGCTATCGAGTGGTAAACTCTATTTCCTAAAGAAAGCCACTCAAGTATATGTCACAGACTATGATAAAATTGTTCCCTTCTCTAAAATCATTAAAGAAGTTAAAGATGAAATTCTCGGGCCCCATGTAGCAGAGTTTCATTGGACCGCATGTCGGTCAATGCTTACACCACAATATTGTAATTCGGAGAAGCTTATAGCAGACCTGTGTTTTAATATGTATGAAAGTGAAGGGGATACAAGAAGGCGAAAACTGGTTTAG